CCTGCCAGTCGAGTTACTACTCGTACCAGCAGAAACACGGGAAGATGCCCGTAGGTGAATTCATCAGAAATCTCGCCTATCGAGCGCGTCGGCAGCAGGATTGACGAGCGAGAAGCAGCAGCCCGCCGCGAGAAAACAAATCTCGCGGCGGGCGCTCAGCATTATGCTACAATGCCGCCACTATGGAGATGCAGGTAAAGAAAATTTTGTCTGAGCAATTTGGCTACAGCGAATTCCGACAAGGGCAAGAAGCAGCTGTATCGGCTGTGTTGGCTCAGCGTGATGCGCTGGTTGTGATGCCGACCGGTGCCGGTAAATCACTCTGCTATCAATTGCCGGCGTTGGCACTGCCCGGCCTTACGATTGTTGTTTCCCCGCTCATTGCCCTTATGCAGGACCAAGTGAGCGTTCTTGTAGCGCGCAACATTCCAGCGACGTTTATAAATAGTACGCTGTCGACAAATGAATCTGTTGCAAGGCTTGCTGCGGCACGCTCGGGAGAAATAAAGTTACTCTATGTGGCTCCAGAACGATTTTACGACCAGGCATTCATGCGGGGCTTACAGGAGGTAACGGTTAGTCTGTTTGCCGTCGACGAGGCGCACTGCATCTCTGAATGGGGTCACGATTTTCGACCAAGCTATCTTCGGTTGAAAGATGTTTTACAAACACTTCATCGTCCGCCTGTCTTGGCGCTGACCGCCACCGCCACGCCGGACGTTCGTCGTGACATAATTGCGTCGCTAGATCTTAAAGATCCGGCGGTGATTGTAACTGGGTTTGACCGACCCAATGTAACGTACGGGGCAATTCGAGCCACCCCAACAGAAAAAATAGAACATGCAGTCAGGCTCGTTCGAGAAATTTCTGGGCCGGCGATTATTTATGCGGGCACCCGTGACGCGGTTGATACCATGCGAGAGGTGTTAGCGGTGAACGACATTTCCGTTACGGCGTATCATGCGGGTATAGACAAGGCCGACCGAGAGGTCTCGCAACAGCAGTTCATGGAAGGGAAAACTCGAGTGATGGTAGCAACGAATGCTTTTGGGCTTGGCATTGATAAGCCAGACGTACGACTGATTGTGCACATGGATTTGCCGGGTACACTGGAAGCGTACTATCAAGAAGCTGGCAGAGCTGGGAGAGACGGTAAGCCAAGTTACGCAGTATTATTGCATCATCCGTCTGATAGGTATCTACGAGAGTTCTTTCTTGAAGGAGAGAATCCATCGCCAGCTTTTATTCGAGCAGTCTACGGGTCTTTGGTTCGACAGATTGGGGATGTGATTAAAACGACGTACGCAGAGATCCTGGCCGCGACTGGAATGAAGGCTCCGGAAATGGCAGTCAGCACTGCCCTAAAGGCACTTGAACACGCCGGCTATATAGAGCGTCCGCGTGAGTCTGCTTCCGCGGCGGGCGTGCAGCTTCTGCAACCACTAGCCGAAGTTGATGCTGCCATTAATCGTCGAGCGCGGGTGCAACGAGCCGTTTGGGAGGCACTGCGAGATCGGTATGGTAAAGCACTCGAAGTAGGCGTTCGATTTTCACCTGAAGAGATTGTTCGCAGTGCGGATTTCAGCCGAGAAGGGTTAAGTCGGTCACTGAAGGCGCTCACTGAGCGGGGGCTCTTGGCGTATGCTCCGCCATATCGGGGGCAGGAGATTAAAATTTTAAATCGAGTCATGCCAGAGGCACTTGCCTTACGGTGGGAGCTCCTACGCGAGAAACGCCGGCATGATGAGCAGAAACTTAATCTCATGGAAGGCTACGCTCACGCTGTTGCTTGTCGGCGAGCATTCATTCTGCGCTACCTTGGTGACACCGTGGCTAACGAACGGTGTTTCGGGTGCGATAATTGCGGCGCTCGTTAGTATGCATATTCTGAATGGAAAAATAATTGCGGCTGCTATGGATAGTGCCATGCGCGAGCAGGTGGCAGCATTGCCTTTTGCGCCAACCCTGCACTGCATACTCGTTGGTAGCGACCCGGCGTCAGTGTTGTACTTGCGTCGCAAGGGCGAGGCGGCCGACCGCCTTGGTATCCAATTCGCGCTTCATCACTTACCCGCCACCGTCAGTGCAGCAGTAGTGGCTGACACCATAGCCAGCCTCAACAAAGAACCAGGTGGTTTGATATTGCAGTTGCCTCTACCTTTAGCGCTCAGACCCAGCACCGATGCATTAGTTACCGCCATTGACCCACAGCATGACGCTGATGGATTAACAGATGCAAATCGTCAACGGGTTTTACGCGCCGAACCGGACGCCTTTCTTCCGGCGCCCGTTGGGGCGGCCATCGCACTTTTGCAAACCGTCGACGGCATAGTGCCAGTTGCCACACTCCTTCCTTTTTCAAGCAACTACCGGCCGTTTTGGGTTCCGGTGCGTTTTGTAAATAAGTCAGCCGTGGTGGTATCAAACGGTGATTTCTTTGGCTCAACTTTGTGCTCGGTATTAACCCAGGCTGGAATGCACGCTCGGGTTATTCGTAGCGACGCGAAAGACTTAGCTGAAATTTTAGCAGGTGCGGCTGTGGTAGTTACGGCTGTTGGTAATCCTCAATTTTTGCGAGGAAGCCAGTTTGCACTTGGCAGCACCATTATAGATGTTGGAACAACCTTAGTTGACGGAAAAACGATTGGGGATGTCTTGTGGGACGAAACATTGCAGTCGGTCGGTGCTGCGACACCAGTGCCTGGCGGTGTAGGTCCTGTAACGGTAGCTATGCTGTACGCAAACTTAATTCGATTGTGCAGAGCACAACGTTCCTAGAGCTCTGGATATAGAGGGTGAAGTGTTGTTAGTTCTGCAACTGTACGTTTTACTTTTTCACGCACTGCTTCGTCTGTTGGACGACGTAGGATGTTTGCGATGCATTCGCCGACTCGCTGCATATCTTTTTCGGTGAATCCTCGTGAGGTGAGAGCCGGCGTGCCGAGGCGGATACCTGAGGGGTCAAGTGGTTTCCGTGTATCAAACGGAATCATATTTTTGTTAACCGTAATGCCGACACTGTCCAGCGCTTCTTCTGCTTCTTTTCCGGTGAGACCAACTGGGGTAACGTCGATTAAAAGCAGATGGTTGTCAGTGCCACCCGTAACAAGACGGACGCCGGCCGTAGTGATGGTTTCTGCTAAGGCTGCGGCATTCTTTACGATTTGTCGGCCGTATGTTTTGAAATCGTCAGTGGCCGCTTCGGCGAGCGCTACGGCGATAGCCGCCGTTTGATGATTGTGCGGCCCACCTTGGAGTCCTGGGATAATAGCGCTGTCTACAAGCGTATCGAGCGTCTTTGTTTTTGCACGTTCATAGTGTTCAGCCAGACGGTCGGTGAGACGAGGCACCAGAATTATTGCTCCGCGTGGCCCACGCAATGTTTTGTGCGTGGTCGTCATTACGAGGTCTGCATAGGGCACGGGAGAATCATGAACGCCGGCAATAATGAGACCTGTAATGTGGGATATGTCGGCGAGCAAATAGGCGTTTACTTCGTCGGCTATGGCTTTGAATGCGGCAAAGTCAATTTTCCGTGGGTAGGCGGTGGCGCCACACACAATGAGCTTTGGTCGTTCACGCTTGGCGATAGCACGAATTGCATCGTAGTCGAGGAGTTCTGTTTCCTTGTTCACCCCGTAGCTGACGCTCTTATAGTAACGACCAGAGAAATTGAGGCCGTAGCCGTGCGTGAGGTGACCACCGTGGCCAAGTTCCATACCAAGCACGGTGTCGCCGGGATTGAGTAAGGCAAAAAAACATGCCTGGTTAGCTGGTGAGCCGGAATACGGTTGCACGTTGGCATGCGCTACACCGAATAACTCTTTTGCCCGACTGCGTGCCAGTTCCTCTATTTCGTCGATTATGCTGTTGCCGCCATAGTAACGACGACCAGGATACCCTTCGGAGTACTTGTTGGTGAGCACAGAGCCGAGTGCTTCGATTACGGCTAAAGAGGTAAAATTTTCAGACGGAATCATTTCTAAACCATGCTGCTGTCTGGCCAGTTCTGCTGCTATGAGCCCAGCAATGATTGGGTCTTTAGATTTAAGATGTTGCATAGATTTAGGAATCGTATGCTCTGTAATGTGGGATGTCAAAGTGGATTGCCATCACTAATTTCACGTGCTAGCGTTCGGGATATGGAAAGCATTGCAAGCAGAATTGAACATTCCTGGCAGGTGGCGATTGGCGCTGCTAAAGCGGCTGGGGAATATATCGCACAGCACCCGCTGGAAGGTGGTGGCGTTCGATTTAAAGATGAGGCGGGGCTTAATGCTGTTACTGAAATTGACGAGGCAGCCGAGCGGATTATTCTCGACACAGTGCAAAAAACATTTCCCGAAGATAGCATCTTTTCAGAAGAGTCCGGAGATGTTGCCACTGGGTCACTATGGAAGTGGGTAATTGATCCCTTAGATGGAACCACAAATTTCACCCATAACTTAGCACATTCTAATGTTTCTATAGCGCTTCTCTACGACGGTAAGCCAGTGGTAGGGGTGGTGTTCAATCCGTTTACTAATGAATTGTTCAGCGCGTACGGGACAACGCAGTCAACGGTGAATGGGGTGCAACTGCAACCATCAATATGCGCCGTGGCGAGTAAAGCCATAATTACCCTGGGACGCAGCAGTGAAGGTAAGGCAAAAATTCGTCACGCTGCACTCTACGGGTACTTGCATCCCTTAGTGCGAACCACGAGAGTGCTTGGTGCGTCAGCAATTGACCTTTGTATGGTAGCTGCGGGTAGGATTGACGGCGCAGTATGGAATGATATGCGGCACTATGATGTTGCCGCCGCCGCTTTTATTGCACAGAACGCCGGCCTTATCGTTACTGATTTTTCTGGCTCCCCATTTAACTGGGCAGTCCCGCTGAGTGATCTCCTCATAGCTCCGGTACAATTACACGCCAACCTAGTGAACCTCCTTAAGAATAGTTAGTTGCTGAGTCAGGACGGAACGGCTACACTGCCGATACTATGGTGTCTATTGTAGAGAAAAAACTGATTGTTTTTGATTTGGATGGTACATTGGCTGAAAGTAAGGCTATTATGGACAGTGAAATGTCCGGCCTTCTGGTGCGCCTTCTCAGGCAACGACTCATCGCGGTTATCGGCGGTGGAGCATTCTACAAATTTGAAGAGCAATTCATACATTCGTTTCAGTGCCCAGACGAACTGAAATCGCGCTTACTATTGTTCCCAACGTGTGCGGCGCGAAGTTATCGGTTCGAAGCAGGAGCGTGGAAAGAATTGTATGCTGATATGATTCCCGAACCTGATAGGCAGAGAATTCGGCACGCATTCGACAGCGTTTTTATGGAGGTTGGTTATTCGCACCCAGAGAAAACGTATGGTGAAATTATTGAAGACCGTGGTACGCAGGTAACATTCTCCGCTCTTGGCCAACAGGCTCCAGTGGCGGAGAAAAAACTATGGCGAGTAACGAAAGATTGGCGGCCGCTTATACAAGCAGCACTTATGGCTCGGTTGCCAGAGTTTGAGGTTCGGTTGGGGGGTGAGACGTCAATCGATGTTACAAAAAAAGGGGTGGACAAGGCATACGGCATTAAACAAATAGAACAGCAGACCGGCACTGCTATTAAGGAAATGGTTTTCATTGGTGACGCTCTTTTTGAGGGGGGGAATGACTATCCAGTGAAGGCAATTGGCGTTGATTGTTTGGCAGTAGCTGGGCCGTCGGACACGAAACAAATTTTACGGGAGTGGCTTTTTATTCTTGAATCAACTACATAAGTATGGCTTTACCAACACCACCAACAGTTGAACAGACGTATTACGTTATTTTGCCGCTCCTACGCCGTGTGGGGCAACTCCTTCTTTCTCGGCAGCGAGAACTGGTTGGTTTGTCCGACAAGCAGCGCCATGTAAAGGCACAGGAAATTGAAACAGAAATTCGTTCGTTTTTGTCGACGACACTGCATCAACTTTTTCCAGCTCATTCGGTGCATGGTGAAACAGGCAGCACGAACGCGCCCTGGCAGTGGGTGATAAACGCGTTTGATGGTGGTCGTTACTTTTTTCGTGGACTACCACTCTTTACGACATCCTTAGCGCTTCGAGAGAAGGGCGAAGTTGTGCTTGGTGTCGTGCTTGAACCAGCAACGGGGAATGTCTTCTCGGCTCGTAAGGGTGAAGGCGCCAGTCTTAGCGGCCGCCCACTAGCAGTTTCTGAACAAAAAGAGTTGGCTGGTGCTGTGGCGTACGTTACGAATGATAAACCAGCCGCTACGGCATTAACGGGGGCTGGCGCAGTTCACGTTGATTTAGATTGCCTCTCCTTGGGGCTTTGCTACGTCGCAGCTGGTGCGTACGACATTGTTGTTGCGCCTACGGACAGTGTCAGCTTGTTTAAGAGTGCAGCTGCTCTCCTCGTGGCTCGTGAGGCTGGTGCATTGCTAACTGACAAAGCCGGCGTGCCACTTGGTAGTTCAAAACAAACAAGCATCCTCGTAACAACAAAACATTTGCAAAAGAAAACAGTTACTATCCTGGCGTAGCTGCTATGGTTGGTTTTTTTGATTCTGGTGCAGGAGGCCTAACGGTATTAAAAGCCGTTCGTGCCCGGCTACCCTCGCTTGATGTCGTGTACCTGGGGGACACAGCTCGTGCGTTGTATGGTAATCAGCATCCCGAAGCAATTCAGCGCTACACTCGAGAAGCGGCGGCTTTTTTGGTCGCGCAGGGTGCAACGATTATTGTCATTGCTTGTAATACTGCCTCTGCTGTTGCTGCTGAGGTGTTGCGTGCTGAGTTAACTATGCCGGTGTTTGATGTTTCAGATGCCTCTGTGGCCGAAGCTTTGCGCGTTAGTAAAGCAAATCGCATCGGCGTCATTGGTACTCGCACAACAATTGCTAGCAAAAGTCATGAGAACCTTTTACGGGCGGCCTGCCCGGAGGCGACTATCTTTACGCAGCCAACGCCACTCCTCGCACCACTCGTGGAAGAACGGGCGTGGCGATATCCGGAGGCAATGCGTATTTTACGGCGGTACTTAAAGCCACTTAAAGAGCGACACATCGACACCCTCATTTTGGGGTGTACGCACTACCCAATGATTGCGCCACAGATACAGCGCATAATGGGCAAGCGGGTAAAATTAGTGAGTTCGGCAGACGCAATGGCAAACAAATTAGCACAGTACCTTGCCGACAATCCAAATAGTGAATCCTCCGGCACAGGAATCATGAAACTATTTGCCACCGGAGACACGGCCCATTTTACAGATACCGCCAGATGGTGGTTGGGTGAATCGGTGCGAGTTGAAAAAGCAGTGCTTAATTAGTATGGAGTGGGCAGGAAAACGAGTTGCTGTAATTGGTTTTGGTCGTGAGGGGCAAGCAGCAGTTCGCTATCTACTTTTGAAAAATGCTGTTGTAACAGTTTGTGACGCGCGAGAAATTGTAGCGCAGGAGGCGGCAGCGCAAGAGTTAAAAGAACGAATTAC
This genomic window from Patescibacteria group bacterium contains:
- a CDS encoding RecQ family ATP-dependent DNA helicase, with the translated sequence MEMQVKKILSEQFGYSEFRQGQEAAVSAVLAQRDALVVMPTGAGKSLCYQLPALALPGLTIVVSPLIALMQDQVSVLVARNIPATFINSTLSTNESVARLAAARSGEIKLLYVAPERFYDQAFMRGLQEVTVSLFAVDEAHCISEWGHDFRPSYLRLKDVLQTLHRPPVLALTATATPDVRRDIIASLDLKDPAVIVTGFDRPNVTYGAIRATPTEKIEHAVRLVREISGPAIIYAGTRDAVDTMREVLAVNDISVTAYHAGIDKADREVSQQQFMEGKTRVMVATNAFGLGIDKPDVRLIVHMDLPGTLEAYYQEAGRAGRDGKPSYAVLLHHPSDRYLREFFLEGENPSPAFIRAVYGSLVRQIGDVIKTTYAEILAATGMKAPEMAVSTALKALEHAGYIERPRESASAAGVQLLQPLAEVDAAINRRARVQRAVWEALRDRYGKALEVGVRFSPEEIVRSADFSREGLSRSLKALTERGLLAYAPPYRGQEIKILNRVMPEALALRWELLREKRRHDEQKLNLMEGYAHAVACRRAFILRYLGDTVANERCFGCDNCGAR
- a CDS encoding bifunctional 5,10-methylenetetrahydrofolate dehydrogenase/5,10-methenyltetrahydrofolate cyclohydrolase produces the protein MHILNGKIIAAAMDSAMREQVAALPFAPTLHCILVGSDPASVLYLRRKGEAADRLGIQFALHHLPATVSAAVVADTIASLNKEPGGLILQLPLPLALRPSTDALVTAIDPQHDADGLTDANRQRVLRAEPDAFLPAPVGAAIALLQTVDGIVPVATLLPFSSNYRPFWVPVRFVNKSAVVVSNGDFFGSTLCSVLTQAGMHARVIRSDAKDLAEILAGAAVVVTAVGNPQFLRGSQFALGSTIIDVGTTLVDGKTIGDVLWDETLQSVGAATPVPGGVGPVTVAMLYANLIRLCRAQRS
- the glyA gene encoding serine hydroxymethyltransferase, whose product is MQHLKSKDPIIAGLIAAELARQQHGLEMIPSENFTSLAVIEALGSVLTNKYSEGYPGRRYYGGNSIIDEIEELARSRAKELFGVAHANVQPYSGSPANQACFFALLNPGDTVLGMELGHGGHLTHGYGLNFSGRYYKSVSYGVNKETELLDYDAIRAIAKRERPKLIVCGATAYPRKIDFAAFKAIADEVNAYLLADISHITGLIIAGVHDSPVPYADLVMTTTHKTLRGPRGAIILVPRLTDRLAEHYERAKTKTLDTLVDSAIIPGLQGGPHNHQTAAIAVALAEAATDDFKTYGRQIVKNAAALAETITTAGVRLVTGGTDNHLLLIDVTPVGLTGKEAEEALDSVGITVNKNMIPFDTRKPLDPSGIRLGTPALTSRGFTEKDMQRVGECIANILRRPTDEAVREKVKRTVAELTTLHPLYPEL
- a CDS encoding inositol monophosphatase yields the protein MESIASRIEHSWQVAIGAAKAAGEYIAQHPLEGGGVRFKDEAGLNAVTEIDEAAERIILDTVQKTFPEDSIFSEESGDVATGSLWKWVIDPLDGTTNFTHNLAHSNVSIALLYDGKPVVGVVFNPFTNELFSAYGTTQSTVNGVQLQPSICAVASKAIITLGRSSEGKAKIRHAALYGYLHPLVRTTRVLGASAIDLCMVAAGRIDGAVWNDMRHYDVAAAAFIAQNAGLIVTDFSGSPFNWAVPLSDLLIAPVQLHANLVNLLKNS
- a CDS encoding HAD-IIB family hydrolase — translated: MVSIVEKKLIVFDLDGTLAESKAIMDSEMSGLLVRLLRQRLIAVIGGGAFYKFEEQFIHSFQCPDELKSRLLLFPTCAARSYRFEAGAWKELYADMIPEPDRQRIRHAFDSVFMEVGYSHPEKTYGEIIEDRGTQVTFSALGQQAPVAEKKLWRVTKDWRPLIQAALMARLPEFEVRLGGETSIDVTKKGVDKAYGIKQIEQQTGTAIKEMVFIGDALFEGGNDYPVKAIGVDCLAVAGPSDTKQILREWLFILESTT
- a CDS encoding inositol monophosphatase family protein is translated as MALPTPPTVEQTYYVILPLLRRVGQLLLSRQRELVGLSDKQRHVKAQEIETEIRSFLSTTLHQLFPAHSVHGETGSTNAPWQWVINAFDGGRYFFRGLPLFTTSLALREKGEVVLGVVLEPATGNVFSARKGEGASLSGRPLAVSEQKELAGAVAYVTNDKPAATALTGAGAVHVDLDCLSLGLCYVAAGAYDIVVAPTDSVSLFKSAAALLVAREAGALLTDKAGVPLGSSKQTSILVTTKHLQKKTVTILA
- the murI gene encoding glutamate racemase, whose amino-acid sequence is MVGFFDSGAGGLTVLKAVRARLPSLDVVYLGDTARALYGNQHPEAIQRYTREAAAFLVAQGATIIVIACNTASAVAAEVLRAELTMPVFDVSDASVAEALRVSKANRIGVIGTRTTIASKSHENLLRAACPEATIFTQPTPLLAPLVEERAWRYPEAMRILRRYLKPLKERHIDTLILGCTHYPMIAPQIQRIMGKRVKLVSSADAMANKLAQYLADNPNSESSGTGIMKLFATGDTAHFTDTARWWLGESVRVEKAVLN